In the genome of Candidatus Scalindua japonica, one region contains:
- the mgtE gene encoding magnesium transporter — protein sequence MPTRENLLIVMKKFVENDYRTAARILGEVEESQAVDVLTTLPPKLSIKVISGLQPNYLASLLTKLPADHFDEIISNLDPQKISDIILGLPEEIRKNFLDKTPEKSKRHILELLTFPEDSAGRLMSKEYIAFHFHMKVKDAINKIRAMTGRSVSSYTYVVDDEHKLVGVLSMYSLIQAPRENSLESIMKRNIYTVDCFTEREKIVDELKQHRYSNAPVVDSQNRMLGIIRAERLIGQGQENVAGDIQKMVGVSADERTFSSMWFSLRKRLPWLHVNLVTAFAAAGVVALFENTIHQITALAIFLPVVAGQGGNAGAQTLAVVMRGLVMREIPKGRFKKLIIKEGVVGSINGIVTGIVTGLIAWLWRGNPYLGIVIGMGMIVNLIAAGLSGAAIPIAMKKLGADPAQSSSIILTTVTDVVGFFAFLSFAVLFQKFLI from the coding sequence ATGCCAACCCGTGAAAACCTGCTCATTGTCATGAAAAAATTTGTTGAGAATGACTATCGTACTGCGGCACGAATTTTGGGTGAAGTCGAAGAATCGCAGGCGGTTGATGTATTAACGACGCTTCCACCTAAACTTTCCATAAAAGTAATCTCTGGTTTGCAGCCGAATTATCTGGCCTCACTGTTAACAAAGCTTCCTGCTGATCATTTTGATGAAATTATCAGTAATCTTGATCCTCAGAAAATCAGTGATATCATCCTGGGCCTTCCAGAAGAAATTAGAAAAAATTTTCTAGACAAAACTCCTGAAAAAAGCAAGCGGCACATCCTGGAGCTTTTAACCTTTCCGGAGGATAGTGCCGGGCGTCTCATGTCAAAGGAATATATCGCCTTTCACTTTCATATGAAGGTTAAAGACGCTATCAACAAGATAAGGGCGATGACAGGAAGGAGTGTTTCTTCTTACACCTATGTAGTGGATGATGAGCATAAATTAGTAGGGGTACTGAGCATGTATAGTCTTATCCAGGCTCCCAGAGAGAACAGTTTAGAGTCAATCATGAAAAGGAATATTTATACAGTGGATTGTTTTACCGAGCGTGAAAAGATAGTTGACGAGCTGAAACAGCACAGATATTCTAACGCCCCGGTTGTTGACAGCCAGAACCGTATGCTGGGAATTATAAGGGCTGAAAGGCTGATCGGTCAGGGTCAGGAGAATGTCGCAGGAGATATACAAAAAATGGTTGGTGTAAGCGCTGATGAGCGAACATTTTCATCGATGTGGTTTTCTCTTCGTAAACGGTTACCATGGCTTCATGTAAATCTGGTTACCGCGTTTGCGGCTGCTGGAGTTGTGGCTTTATTTGAAAATACTATTCACCAGATTACTGCGCTGGCGATCTTTCTCCCCGTTGTGGCTGGCCAGGGTGGCAACGCGGGGGCGCAGACCCTCGCGGTGGTAATGAGAGGTCTGGTAATGCGGGAAATTCCTAAAGGAAGATTTAAAAAACTGATCATCAAGGAAGGTGTGGTGGGATCTATTAATGGTATCGTCACAGGAATCGTTACGGGATTGATAGCATGGCTCTGGCGGGGTAATCCCTATCTTGGCATTGTTATCGGCATGGGAATGATCGTAAATCTGATTGCAGCCGGTTTGTCAGGAGCAGCCATTCCCATTGCCATGAAAAAGCTTGGCGCTGACCCTGCTCAATCCTCAAGCATTATTTTAACAACAGTTACTGATGTAGTTGGCTTTTTCGCGTTTTTAAGCTTTGCCGTGTTGTTTCAAAAGTTTTTGATTTAA
- a CDS encoding MlaC/ttg2D family ABC transporter substrate-binding protein, whose product MKNKKKIFTITVAVFIMLSVTSTCLWAGEAGDLVMTTIDNGLRTLKDPALTGKDKTLERRKRLWEEIGSIFYMEEMAKRALGQYWKERTPEERKEYVELFTVLVKNTYLKNTDTYSGEKVVLLKESHDEEYYKVQTRFITSTAKEIAVDFSLINNNGKLQIYDVNIEGVSLVNNYRSQFNSILLKSPFKALIQTMREKTLKS is encoded by the coding sequence ATGAAGAACAAGAAAAAAATATTTACTATTACTGTCGCAGTATTCATCATGCTGTCTGTCACTTCAACCTGCTTATGGGCCGGAGAAGCGGGAGATCTCGTTATGACGACTATTGACAACGGCTTAAGAACTCTGAAAGACCCCGCGCTTACGGGAAAGGATAAGACTCTGGAACGCAGGAAAAGATTATGGGAGGAGATCGGGTCTATCTTTTATATGGAAGAGATGGCGAAAAGAGCTCTCGGCCAGTACTGGAAAGAGCGTACCCCTGAAGAAAGAAAGGAGTATGTGGAATTATTTACTGTGCTTGTTAAAAACACGTATTTAAAGAATACAGATACGTATTCCGGAGAAAAGGTAGTACTTTTAAAAGAGAGCCATGACGAAGAATACTACAAAGTTCAGACCAGATTTATTACAAGCACAGCAAAAGAGATCGCCGTTGACTTCAGCCTGATAAACAACAACGGAAAATTGCAGATTTATGATGTTAATATTGAAGGAGTCAGTCTCGTAAACAATTACCGAAGTCAATTTAACAGTATCCTGTTAAAGTCACCTTTCAAGGCGCTGATTCAAACGATGAGGGAGAAAACCCTCAAGAGTTAA